In a genomic window of Vigna angularis cultivar LongXiaoDou No.4 chromosome 6, ASM1680809v1, whole genome shotgun sequence:
- the LOC108341654 gene encoding uncharacterized protein LOC108341654, with product MDDLSTRDLIQQLQTQIEAQAQTIREQHEFQRKQAEELAALRAQQQPPELSASNRHDNNEGSHHGGPSDPLVGGKKGPSSARITNLLPFTDTIMQAHMSDKPPPVLDRYDGSADPDNHMRNFIDSMAFYTDNDPVICRAFSLSLKDDALEWFHTLPRNSIDCFATIETLFRKQHATNKKSEMTAAELVNTKQEKDETLRAFMQRYNETARRHFAEQLYADPPASLEELQSTIAKFIRIEDLRSSRKKQQQDTSNHDIKKPLKRPINDYKPDRAPRKELGWISKYDHYTTLNAPRAKVLEEALHAELLTVRRKATPQNADNSKACLFHMNHGHDTEECNMVKDELERLIRAGYLQNYIKDRISTRATTSPRKDPFRQGPERSPPRVEQRRRRSRSPPRRAERERSVRGRIDTISGGFAGGEHPLQPGNTV from the exons ATGGACGATCTCAGCACTCGCGATTTGATCCAGCAGCTGCAGACACAGATCGAAGCGCAAGCACAAACTATACGGGAGCAACATGAATTCCAACGCAAACAGGCAGAAGAGCTGGCAGCACTGAGGGCGCAGCAACAGCCGCCAGAATTGTCTGCCTCTAATCGGCATGACAATAATGAAGGGAGTCACCATGGAGGACCATCTGACCCCTTGGTTGGGGGAAAAAAGGGACCCTCCTCTGCACGTATCACCAATTTGCTCCCATTCACAGATACCATCATGCAAGCACACATGTCAGATAAACCTCCTCCGGTGTTAGACCGTTATGATGGTTCCGCCGATCCCGATAATCATATGCGTAACTTTATAGACTCCATGGCATTTTACACCGACAACGATCCCGTCATTTGCAGAGCTTTCTCCTTATCTCTTAAGGATGATGCCTTAGAGTGGTTCCACACTCTTCCACGGAACTCAATAGATTGTTTTGCAACTATTGAGACTCTGTTCCGAAAACAGCATGCAACCAATAAAAAATCGGAGATGACGGCTGCTGAGCTGGTGAATACCAAGCAGGAGAAGGATGAGACGTTAAGGGCGTTCATGCAACGGTACAATGAAACTGCCCGGC GACATTTCGCAGAACAACTGTATGCCGATCCTCCAGCATCTTTAGAAGAACTGCAATCTACAATTGCGAAGTTCATCCGCATTGAAGATCTCCGGAGTTCTCGGAAGAAGCAGCAACAAGACACCTCCAATCATGACATCAAGAAGCCCTTGAAACGACCAATCAACGATTATAAACCAGACCGAGCACCTCGAAAAGAACTGGGATGGATATCAAAATATGATCATTACACCACCCTTAATGCACCAAGGGCGAAGGTGCTCGAAGAGGCTTTGCATGCCGAACTCTTAACCGTACGACGAAAGGCTACCCCACAAAATGCAGATAATAGTAAAGCCTGCCTATTCCACATGAATCATGGGCACGACACTGAGGAATGCAATATGGTGAAGGACGAACTGGAACGACTTATCCGAGCAGGATACCTCCAAAACTACATTAAAGACAGAATCTCCACCAGAGCCACCACTTCCCCTCGAAAAGATCCTTTCCGACAAGGCCCCGAGCGATCACCTCCTAGGGTCGAGCAACGTCGCAGGAGATCACGTAGCCCGCCTCGACGGGCAGAACGGGAACGTTCAGTCCGAGGTCGGATCGACACCATATCTGGTGGTTTCGCCGGGGGGGAGCATCCTCTTCAGCCAGGAAACACAGTTTGA
- the LOC108341655 gene encoding uncharacterized protein LOC108341655 produces MAHKLSIFREARPVAQKKRRFGEEKRKAIQVEVEKLMNARFIKELTYTTWLSNVVMVKKSSGQWRMCVDFTDLNKACPKDSYHLPSIDRLVDGASGHVILSFLDAYSGYNQIPMYAPDQSKTAFITEHANYCYEVMSFGLKNAGATYQRLMDKVFHQQIGRCMDVYVDDMEAPSFKLIYFISRTLQGAEERYSQIEKITLALLTASRRLRPYFQSHQIIVRTDHPIAKILRKPDLAGRIVSWSIELSEFGLRYEPRGSVKGQHLADFATELIPPPGNSTLKWLLSVDGSSDKRGGGAGVLLEGPDGLIIEQAIMFKFHASNNQAEYEALIAGLSLAVELQITCLECRMDSQLVVGQVNGTYQVKDNQLLRYFHKTQTLLQNFTEFSIVHIPREQNTRADILSKLTHSKERAQLSSIIKMTLDHPVVEALAIDMSTPIVDWRLKVKDLMIKQEQGEDITVTDSKRIARFVCIGDDLYRRGHSTPLLKCISEEEADYVLRELHTGICGFHSGKRTLRARILRAGYYWPTIDHDCDEFVKKCISCQAHGHEIHAPPEELHDIVAPWSFAQWGLDIVGPLPPAKAQNKFLLVAVDYFTKWIEAEPLSVISAQRVQKFIWHLICRFGLPQKIITDNGRQFIERKLEEFLNSLGIKHITSSVEHQWSTSNGRLLVVDISSDV; encoded by the exons ATGGCACACAAGTTGTCCATTTTCCGAGAAGCACGACCCGTCGCACAAAAGAAACGACGGTTCGGAGAAGAAAAGCGTAAAGCCATCCAGGTCGAGGTGGAAAAGTTGATGAACGCCCGGTTCATCAAGGAGTTAACTTACACTACATGGTTGTCGAACGTAGTTATGGTCAAAAAGTCGAGCGGCCAGTGGAGAATGTGTGTCGATTTCACCGACCTCAATAAAGCATGTCCCAAAGATTCATATCATTTGCCTAGCATAGACCGTTTGGTAGATGGAGCGTCCGGCCATGTCATACTCAGTTTCCTCGACGCGTACTCGGGGTACAACCAAATCCCCATGTACGCACCCGATCAGAGCAAAACAGCCTTCATCACAGAACATGCTAATTACTGTTATGAAGTAATGTCATTCGGTTTGAAGAACGCCGGGGCTACCTATCAACGTCTAATGGATAAAGTCTTCCATCAGCAAATAGGACGTTGCATGGACGTCTATGTCGATGACATG GAGGCTCCATCATTCAAGCTTATATACTTCATCAGCCGTACACTTCAGGGAGCGGAAGAGAGATATTCTCAAATCGAGAAGATCACATTGGCCCTCCTTACGGCTTCGCGTCGACTCCGACCATACTTCCAGAGCCATCAAATAATAGTTCGCACCGATCATCCTATTGCTAAGATACTCCGTAAACCCGATTTAGCGGGACGCATAGTTTCATGGTCGATAGAACTGTCAGAGTTCGGTCTCCGCTACGAGCCACGGGGATCTGTTAAGGGTCAACATTTGGCAGACTTCGCCACCGAATTAATACCCCCACCTGGAAATTCAACATTAAAGTGGCTCCTCAGCGTCGACGGATCCTCAGACAAAAGGGGAGGAGGAGCTGGTGTTCTCCTAGAAGGACCGGATGGTTTAATTATAGAGCAAGCCATCATGTTCAAATTTCATGCCAGCAACAATCAAGCAGAATATGAAGCCTTAATTGCTGGTCTATCCCTGGCCGTCGAACTCCAGATTACTTGCCTAGAGTGTCGGATGGATTCGCAGTTGGTTGTCGGACAGGTGAACGGAACTTATCAAGTCAAGGATAATCAGTTATTGCGTTATTTCCACAAAACTCAGACCTTGCTTCAAAACTTCACAGAGTTTAGCATCGTCCATATACCCAGGGAGCAAAACACGAGGGCAGATATCTTGTCTAAATTGACTCACTCTAAGGAGCGAGCACAATTATCTTCAATCATTAAGATGACGCTAGACCACCCAGTCGTGGAAGCACTCGCCATCGACATGTCGACACCTATAGTAGACTGGCGCCTAAAAGTCAAAGATCTTATGATAAAACAAGAACAAGGAGAGGACATTACCGTGACCGACTCCAAACGCATTGCACGTTTTGTGTGCATAGGCGACGACCTTTACCGTCGCGGACACAGCACTCCTCTATTGAAATGCATATCCGAGGAAGAGGCCGACTACGTTTTACGTGAGTTACATACAGGGATATGTGGATTCCATTCAGGCAAACGAACACTCAGGGCCCGGATTCTTCGCGCAGGATATTACTGGCCCACGATCGACCACGACTGTGACGAATTCGTAAAGAAGTGTATCTCCTGCCAAGCACATGGCCACGAAATTCACGCACCTCCAGAGGAATTGCACGATATTGTCGCCCCATGGTCGTTCGCTCAGTGGGGTCTCGACATAGTCGGACCACTACCACCTGCCAAAGCACAAAACAAGTTCCTCCTTGTTGCGGTTGACTACTTCACAAAGTGGATAGAAGCCGAACCATTGTCTGTCATTAGTGCCCAACGGGTGCAGAAGTTCATCTGGCACCTCATCTGTCGGTTTGGTCTGCCGCAAAAAATCATTACTGATAATGGTCGACAATTCATCGAACGTAAACTGGAAGAATTCCTTAACAGTTTGGGCATCAAACATATCACCTCATCGGTCGAACATCAATGGTCGACATCGAACGGTCGGTTATTAGTGGTCGACATCAGTTCGGATGTTTAG